The Desulfomonile tiedjei genome contains a region encoding:
- a CDS encoding 6-phosphofructokinase produces the protein MEKLTGKAIIAMGGGPTAVINQSLVGAVLQARQYPYITQFYGAFRGVEGLVNEEFVNLSEATGHNLEMVARTPGAGIRSTRVKPDEGYCKRIFDVCKAHGIHYFFYIGGNDSAETCRIVNKFATEEGYELRVMHIPKTIDNDLRVTDHCPGYGSAAKFVAQAFSGVNLDNRSLPGVYIGIVMGRHAGFLTAASVFARKYPDDGPHLIYVPERTFDADEFVGSVDKMYSKYGRAVVAVSEGIQDAQGRPVLAGLVKDVERDSHGNIQLSGTTSLGDALMNLVKSKLNIKRVRSDTFGYLQRSFLGCVSEVDAHEAREVGERAVQIVAWHRVDGSITIERVGDYGVRYNLTPLKEVAKETKCMPDSFIEGANNVTVEFKNYARPLLGDFPAYERIHAPRVEKILNK, from the coding sequence ATGGAAAAATTGACCGGAAAGGCAATTATTGCCATGGGGGGCGGTCCTACCGCGGTCATCAATCAGTCGCTGGTCGGGGCAGTGCTCCAGGCGCGCCAGTACCCGTACATAACCCAATTTTATGGAGCATTCCGAGGGGTCGAAGGCCTGGTGAATGAAGAATTTGTCAATCTTTCCGAAGCAACCGGACATAACCTGGAAATGGTGGCCAGGACACCCGGAGCGGGGATTCGCAGCACCAGAGTCAAACCGGACGAAGGGTATTGCAAGCGAATCTTCGACGTTTGCAAGGCACATGGGATCCACTATTTTTTCTACATTGGCGGCAACGACTCAGCGGAAACCTGCCGAATCGTGAATAAGTTCGCTACGGAAGAAGGCTACGAACTCCGGGTAATGCACATTCCCAAGACTATCGACAACGATCTGCGGGTGACGGATCATTGCCCCGGTTACGGTTCCGCGGCCAAATTCGTGGCCCAGGCTTTCTCGGGCGTAAACCTGGACAACCGGTCTCTGCCCGGGGTTTACATTGGCATAGTAATGGGTCGGCACGCGGGCTTTCTTACCGCCGCGTCCGTGTTTGCGCGCAAGTATCCGGATGACGGGCCCCATTTGATTTATGTTCCGGAACGAACGTTCGACGCTGACGAATTCGTTGGTAGCGTAGACAAGATGTACAGCAAGTATGGACGTGCGGTTGTCGCGGTGTCCGAAGGCATACAGGATGCCCAGGGAAGGCCGGTACTCGCGGGCCTCGTGAAAGACGTTGAGCGGGACTCCCATGGGAATATCCAGCTTTCCGGGACCACATCCCTGGGCGACGCGCTCATGAATCTGGTCAAGAGCAAGCTGAACATCAAGCGCGTGAGATCTGATACTTTCGGATATCTCCAGAGGTCGTTCCTGGGATGCGTCAGCGAAGTCGATGCGCACGAGGCGCGGGAGGTCGGCGAGCGCGCGGTTCAGATCGTGGCATGGCACAGGGTTGACGGCTCGATCACGATCGAAAGAGTCGGCGATTATGGAGTTAGATACAATCTGACTCCGCTAAAGGAAGTCGCCAAGGAGACGAAGTGCATGCCTGATTCGTTCATAGAAGGCGCTAACAATGTGACCGTTGAATTTAAAAACTACGCGAGACCGCTCCTTGGCGATTTTCCTGCATACGAGAGGATCCACGCACCGCGCGTGGAAAAAATATTGAATAAGTAG